A stretch of the Candidatus Methylopumilus planktonicus genome encodes the following:
- the murJ gene encoding murein biosynthesis integral membrane protein MurJ → MNLLKALATVGSMTFVSRILGFVRDSLIAKIFGAGMETDAFFVAFKIPNLLRRISAEGAFSQAFVPILAEYKNKRSYEATHLLINHVCSLLSLFLIAITCIGIFAAPWLVYISAPGFIEHSEKFQLTVDLLRITFPYIFFISLVSMAGGILNTFNKFSVPALTPVWLNLSFIFAALFFADYFDRPILVLAWAVFVGGVLQLIFQIPFLREIGFIPKYQLDLKDEGVWRIIKLMGPAIFGVSIAQLSLLINTIFASFLETGSISWLYYADRLMEFPAGVLGVALGTILLPSLSKSFSGKDQKEYSGLLDWGLRLTFILAAPAAVALAVLSLPLIATLFHYGAFNTHDVLMTQQATIAYSFGLMGLIMIKVLAPGFYARQNIKTPVKIALFTLFSTQFMNMIFIGQFKHAGLALAIGLGACLNASLLYYHLRKGNYYKPHAGWGQFLIKLFVALVLMGLTLFYLKGDSTLWLEYSISKRLIYLVMLILAGSVVYFGSLWMMGLRLQSFIRRAI, encoded by the coding sequence ATGAATCTTCTTAAAGCACTCGCAACCGTCGGAAGCATGACTTTCGTATCAAGAATTTTAGGTTTTGTGAGGGATAGCTTGATAGCCAAAATCTTTGGCGCGGGTATGGAAACAGATGCTTTTTTTGTGGCTTTCAAAATTCCCAATCTATTAAGGCGCATTTCAGCAGAGGGCGCTTTCTCCCAAGCCTTTGTCCCCATCCTTGCTGAGTATAAAAACAAACGTAGTTATGAGGCGACACACCTCTTGATTAATCATGTATGTTCATTATTAAGTCTTTTTCTAATAGCGATTACATGCATTGGTATTTTTGCGGCACCTTGGCTTGTCTATATTAGTGCGCCAGGTTTTATTGAGCATTCTGAAAAGTTTCAGCTCACTGTTGATTTATTAAGGATCACCTTTCCTTATATCTTTTTTATTTCCTTAGTGTCTATGGCTGGCGGCATTCTGAACACTTTCAATAAATTCTCAGTGCCTGCTTTAACGCCTGTATGGCTTAATTTGTCTTTTATTTTTGCAGCATTATTTTTTGCCGATTATTTTGATCGGCCTATTCTCGTATTGGCTTGGGCTGTATTTGTTGGAGGTGTCCTCCAGTTAATTTTTCAGATTCCCTTCTTAAGAGAAATTGGGTTTATTCCTAAATATCAATTGGATCTTAAAGATGAAGGTGTATGGAGAATTATTAAACTCATGGGACCTGCAATTTTCGGGGTATCTATTGCGCAACTATCTTTGCTTATTAATACTATCTTTGCATCATTTCTCGAGACCGGAAGTATTTCATGGTTGTATTATGCGGATCGACTCATGGAGTTTCCAGCAGGCGTTTTAGGAGTAGCACTGGGCACGATTTTACTTCCAAGTCTTTCGAAATCTTTTTCAGGCAAAGATCAAAAAGAATACTCAGGCTTACTTGATTGGGGGCTACGACTCACTTTTATTCTTGCAGCGCCTGCGGCTGTTGCATTGGCTGTGTTATCACTCCCTTTAATTGCAACCTTATTTCACTATGGCGCTTTTAATACGCATGACGTTTTGATGACCCAACAAGCTACCATTGCATACAGCTTTGGACTGATGGGCCTCATCATGATTAAAGTATTAGCACCTGGATTTTACGCAAGACAGAATATTAAAACGCCAGTCAAAATTGCACTATTTACTTTATTCTCGACACAGTTCATGAATATGATATTTATTGGGCAGTTTAAACATGCAGGTTTGGCGCTCGCGATTGGTTTAGGAGCATGCCTAAATGCAAGTCTTCTTTATTATCATTTAAGAAAAGGTAATTATTACAAACCACATGCAGGATGGGGGCAATTTTTAATAAAACTTTTTGTGGCTTTAGTTTTAATGGGCCTCACCTTGTTTTATTTAAAAGGAGATTCAACGCTTTGGCTTGAGTATTCTATTTCAAAAAGATTGATTTACTTAGTGATGCTCATTCTTGCCGGGTCTGTTGTTTACTTTGGTTCACTATGGATGATGGGATTAAGACTTCAATCATTCATTCGAAGAGCTATTTAA
- a CDS encoding bifunctional riboflavin kinase/FAD synthetase codes for MQVFRHFPLSLETPIGLTIGNFDGVHIGHQALIQKLIEESIRRKITPSVMTFEPHPKEFFVPKNAPTRLTSLREKLEFFLSCGVQNVFVCAFNKNFAGISSEVFMHQILKEQLKTKIIIVGDDFRFGAQRLAGIKDLRKSGFELFEIPEINVKGKRVSSTSIREALNAGRIKSVTAFLGRPYTISGKVVEGDKRGRQMGFPTANIHMKHTRPALTGVYAVKLGNRNGVANLGIRPTVAGIPKLLLEVHLLNFNEDIYGQHVQVTFLEKIRDEMKFENINALIEQIKKDVIHATRFFEK; via the coding sequence ATGCAAGTCTTTCGCCATTTTCCACTAAGTTTAGAAACGCCTATTGGCCTGACTATTGGCAATTTTGATGGTGTACATATAGGTCATCAAGCGCTTATTCAAAAACTTATAGAGGAATCTATAAGAAGAAAAATTACACCATCGGTGATGACTTTTGAACCGCATCCCAAAGAATTCTTTGTGCCCAAAAATGCACCTACTCGACTTACGAGCTTAAGAGAAAAGCTAGAGTTTTTTTTAAGCTGTGGCGTTCAAAATGTTTTTGTTTGTGCTTTTAATAAAAATTTTGCAGGTATTTCTAGTGAAGTGTTTATGCATCAAATATTAAAAGAGCAATTAAAAACAAAAATCATCATCGTCGGAGATGATTTCCGTTTTGGAGCGCAGCGACTAGCAGGCATAAAAGACTTAAGAAAAAGTGGATTTGAATTATTCGAAATTCCAGAAATTAATGTGAAAGGCAAGCGCGTATCAAGTACGTCAATTAGAGAAGCGCTTAATGCGGGCCGTATTAAGTCAGTCACTGCATTCTTAGGAAGGCCTTACACGATTAGTGGAAAAGTGGTTGAAGGTGACAAGCGCGGAAGGCAAATGGGCTTCCCAACTGCTAATATTCATATGAAGCATACGAGACCGGCGCTAACAGGGGTATATGCGGTAAAATTAGGAAATAGAAATGGCGTTGCTAATCTTGGAATCAGACCTACAGTTGCAGGCATCCCGAAACTTTTGCTAGAAGTTCATTTGCTTAATTTCAATGAAGATATTTATGGGCAGCATGTTCAGGTGACTTTTCTGGAAAAGATTAGAGATGAAATGAAATTTGAAAATATTAATGCACTCATTGAACAGATTAAAAAAGACGTAATACATGCAACACGTTTTTTTGAAAAATAA
- the ileS gene encoding isoleucine--tRNA ligase, whose amino-acid sequence MTEENKYQLNLPDTPFPMRGDLAKREPLWVKRWQELKLYQKIRQKRKGAKKFILHDGPPYANGDIHIGHAVNKILKDIIVKSKTLSGFDAPYVPGWDCHGLPIELVVEKLHGKDIDPKKFRELCREYAATQVEKQKNDFIRLGILGDWNQPYLTMNFETEADIMRSLGHIHQNGYLYQGSKPVHWCVDCGSALAEAEVEYEDKTSPTIDVGFKVTDGDILKNIFNVKEVKDTFAVIWTTTPWTLPANQAVCVHPELNYGLYSTEKGNLILAEDLAEKNLTHYGFESFKKLASCKGQALEHLQLSHPFYKKNVPIICGDHVTLEAGTGLVHTAPAHGLEDYAVGMQYQLPVDNPVNEEGKFYSFVEQFAGESIWEANKKIIETLDANQCLFASKKLSHSYPHCWRHKTPVIFRATRQWFVGMNQENNKKTLREKANEAVSHTTFYPEWGKARLEAMIKNRPDWCVSRQRNWGVPMPLFVHKETYELHPRTHELTELVAKEVEKAGIEAWFNLDAKALLGEDANQYKKISDTLDVWFDSGTTHASVLKKREDLSYPADLYLEGSDQHRGWFQSSLLTGCAIDGRAPYESLLTHGFVVDGSGHKMSKSKGNVVAPQKVMDQYGADILRFWVASTDYSGELTISDEILKRVAEGYRRIRNTLRFLLANLGDFDAKKDLLPVKEWLSIDRYALYLTHQLQERIKKDYTSYEFHLGMQKFVSFCSEDLGGFYLDILKDRLYTSAENSKARRAAQSAIFHITHSLMQLMAPVLSFTADEIWQILMPESDELVFMDTWYDLPPHDLNARELLAWEHIIHVRAIANKKIEELREKGLVGSSLQAEIDIYASGEIYQSLETLHEDLKFSMITSRAKLHERQGDLHIDVFASEHKKCDRCWHYREEVGSHHEHPAICNRCISNLFEKGELRSHA is encoded by the coding sequence ATGACCGAAGAAAATAAATATCAACTAAATTTGCCAGACACGCCATTTCCCATGCGAGGAGATCTTGCTAAAAGAGAGCCTCTTTGGGTAAAGCGCTGGCAGGAACTTAAGCTTTATCAAAAAATTAGACAAAAAAGAAAAGGTGCTAAGAAATTCATTTTGCATGATGGCCCGCCTTATGCAAACGGAGATATTCATATTGGGCATGCTGTTAATAAAATCTTAAAAGATATTATTGTTAAATCCAAAACCTTATCTGGGTTTGATGCACCATATGTCCCAGGGTGGGATTGTCATGGACTTCCAATTGAGCTTGTTGTGGAAAAATTGCATGGCAAAGATATTGATCCTAAAAAATTTAGAGAACTCTGTCGCGAATATGCAGCAACGCAAGTTGAAAAACAAAAAAATGATTTTATACGTTTAGGCATATTAGGGGATTGGAATCAACCCTACCTCACAATGAATTTTGAAACCGAAGCGGATATCATGAGATCGCTCGGACATATTCATCAAAATGGATACCTCTACCAAGGAAGTAAGCCTGTGCATTGGTGTGTTGATTGTGGTTCAGCATTAGCTGAGGCTGAAGTGGAGTATGAAGATAAAACTTCACCTACGATTGATGTGGGGTTTAAAGTTACAGACGGCGATATTTTAAAAAATATATTCAATGTTAAAGAAGTAAAAGATACATTCGCAGTTATTTGGACAACGACACCTTGGACGCTTCCAGCAAACCAGGCTGTATGCGTTCATCCTGAATTAAATTATGGTTTATATAGCACTGAAAAAGGTAATCTTATCCTTGCTGAAGATTTGGCTGAAAAAAATCTTACGCATTATGGCTTTGAATCTTTCAAGAAATTAGCCTCATGCAAAGGTCAAGCTTTAGAGCACCTCCAACTCAGCCACCCGTTTTATAAAAAAAATGTACCTATCATATGTGGCGACCACGTTACTCTGGAAGCTGGAACTGGGCTAGTCCATACAGCCCCTGCACATGGGCTAGAGGACTATGCGGTTGGTATGCAATATCAATTGCCTGTAGATAATCCAGTCAATGAAGAAGGAAAGTTTTATTCTTTTGTAGAGCAGTTTGCAGGTGAAAGTATTTGGGAGGCCAATAAAAAAATTATTGAAACATTAGACGCGAATCAATGCTTATTTGCTTCTAAGAAATTATCACATAGCTACCCACATTGTTGGCGCCACAAAACACCAGTAATTTTTAGAGCTACACGCCAATGGTTTGTTGGCATGAATCAAGAAAATAATAAAAAGACATTACGTGAGAAAGCAAACGAAGCAGTCAGTCATACCACTTTCTATCCTGAATGGGGGAAGGCGCGCTTAGAGGCTATGATTAAAAATCGTCCTGACTGGTGCGTTTCGCGCCAAAGAAATTGGGGCGTTCCTATGCCACTTTTCGTTCATAAAGAAACTTACGAGTTACATCCACGCACCCATGAACTAACTGAATTAGTTGCTAAAGAAGTTGAGAAAGCAGGTATCGAAGCTTGGTTTAATTTAGATGCTAAAGCATTACTTGGCGAAGATGCTAATCAATATAAAAAAATAAGCGACACATTAGATGTATGGTTTGATTCAGGAACGACACATGCTTCTGTTCTAAAAAAACGTGAAGACCTATCTTATCCAGCTGATCTTTATCTAGAGGGTTCAGATCAACATCGGGGTTGGTTCCAATCAAGCTTACTCACAGGCTGTGCAATCGATGGAAGAGCACCTTATGAATCACTTCTAACGCATGGTTTCGTTGTTGATGGCAGCGGTCATAAGATGAGTAAATCTAAGGGAAATGTCGTAGCACCGCAAAAAGTCATGGATCAATATGGGGCTGACATTTTAAGATTCTGGGTAGCTTCCACAGACTATTCTGGCGAACTTACTATTTCAGACGAAATTTTAAAGCGAGTTGCTGAAGGGTATAGACGTATACGAAATACCTTACGCTTTTTGCTAGCCAACCTTGGCGACTTTGATGCTAAAAAAGATTTACTTCCTGTAAAGGAATGGCTATCGATAGATCGCTATGCACTGTATTTAACTCATCAGCTTCAAGAACGTATTAAAAAAGACTATACATCTTATGAATTTCATTTAGGCATGCAAAAATTTGTAAGCTTTTGCTCTGAGGATTTGGGTGGATTCTATCTTGATATTTTGAAAGATCGTCTTTATACATCAGCAGAAAATTCAAAAGCAAGACGAGCTGCCCAAAGCGCAATCTTCCATATTACACATTCCTTAATGCAATTGATGGCACCTGTTCTCAGCTTTACAGCAGATGAAATTTGGCAGATTCTCATGCCAGAAAGTGATGAGCTAGTATTTATGGATACATGGTATGACCTACCACCTCACGATTTGAACGCAAGGGAATTGCTTGCATGGGAGCATATTATTCATGTACGTGCAATTGCTAATAAAAAAATTGAAGAGTTGCGTGAAAAAGGATTAGTAGGCTCTTCACTTCAGGCTGAGATTGATATCTACGCTTCAGGTGAAATTTATCAATCTTTAGAGACGCTTCATGAAGATCTTAAGTTTTCGATGATTACTTCGCGTGCAAAACTTCATGAAAGACAAGGCGATCTTCATATTGATGTCTTTGCAAGTGAACATAAAAAATGTGATCGATGCTGGCATTATCGCGAAGAAGTTGGATCGCATCATGAACATCCAGCGATTTGCAATCGATGCATCAGTAATCTTTTTGAAAAAGGCGAACTAAGATCGCATGCGTAA
- the lspA gene encoding signal peptidase II translates to MRKYLSIALAIVILDLISKQWIFNHLDLGSALVLNSFLNIVHFQNTGAAFSFLSEASGWQRYFFIGISLAAIFIITRLIHQRLKQPLLCLALSFILGGAMGNLCDRSYYGFVIDFIYVHYDAFYWPAFNVADSFISTGVGLILYDAFKNKKPLLS, encoded by the coding sequence ATGCGTAAATATCTTTCGATTGCTTTAGCGATTGTTATTCTGGATCTCATATCCAAACAATGGATATTTAATCACTTAGATTTAGGAAGTGCTTTAGTGTTGAACTCGTTTCTTAATATTGTGCATTTTCAAAATACGGGAGCAGCCTTTAGCTTTTTGAGTGAAGCCTCCGGTTGGCAGAGGTATTTCTTTATAGGTATTTCATTGGCCGCAATTTTTATCATTACCCGATTAATTCATCAGCGGTTAAAACAGCCACTATTGTGTTTAGCACTTTCTTTTATTCTTGGTGGAGCCATGGGAAACTTATGTGATAGAAGCTATTATGGTTTTGTCATCGACTTCATTTATGTTCACTACGATGCCTTTTATTGGCCAGCATTTAATGTGGCAGATAGTTTTATTTCGACAGGTGTCGGTTTAATTCTTTACGATGCATTTAAAAACAAAAAACCTTTATTGAGTTAA
- a CDS encoding exo-alpha-sialidase has product MIKLLLLSLINKEQAMHKLNSIIKFSEKIIFLLLIFFCKASISHEGHSHGPSVVTSISFDQLGTLWRVREQQGFVIVDSSNDQGINFSKSINVNTELQQIGTSGDAKPKIAIGPEGNIYVTWTQTLSKPYTGYIWFAKSKDRGKTFELPQIVHQDRSEITHRFDAINVNKDGRIFVAWVDKRDLEKAKLQKKEKEYKGASLYYAVSENFGESFKIERKIVDSSCECCRVALTNDSKGNAIAMWRQLYDGGIRDHAIARIDMNDNIVVNRATFGGWKIDACPHHGPAISRGGDWGYHMAWFDGGEKAGLFYGRIDGDAWVSSPAKRFGNTNFQAGHPSLLSINEKVYLAWKEINESGNYIVLAISEDGGKNWLEAKTTKKTEGASDYPELIQFNKKAFLSWNTIKDGYQLLALE; this is encoded by the coding sequence ATGATCAAGCTTTTACTTCTCTCCCTTATTAACAAAGAACAGGCTATGCACAAATTAAATTCGATTATAAAGTTTTCAGAAAAAATAATATTTTTATTGCTAATCTTTTTCTGTAAGGCAAGTATTTCCCACGAAGGCCATAGTCATGGACCTTCAGTTGTGACCTCGATTTCTTTTGATCAATTAGGAACTCTATGGCGAGTGAGAGAGCAGCAAGGATTTGTTATTGTTGACTCATCAAATGATCAAGGGATTAATTTTTCGAAATCTATAAATGTAAATACCGAATTGCAGCAAATAGGAACATCAGGAGATGCAAAACCTAAAATTGCTATTGGCCCCGAGGGAAATATTTATGTCACATGGACTCAGACTCTTTCAAAGCCTTATACGGGCTATATATGGTTTGCAAAATCAAAAGATCGTGGCAAAACTTTTGAATTGCCTCAGATTGTTCATCAGGATAGGTCAGAAATTACACATCGTTTTGATGCTATCAATGTAAATAAAGATGGGCGAATTTTTGTAGCGTGGGTAGACAAGCGCGATTTAGAAAAAGCCAAACTGCAAAAAAAAGAAAAAGAGTATAAAGGAGCGTCCTTGTATTACGCTGTTTCAGAAAATTTTGGTGAATCATTTAAAATTGAAAGAAAAATTGTTGATAGTAGTTGTGAATGTTGCAGGGTTGCTTTAACTAATGATAGTAAAGGAAACGCCATTGCAATGTGGCGACAGCTTTATGATGGAGGCATTAGAGATCATGCAATAGCTAGGATTGATATGAATGATAATATTGTTGTTAATAGAGCCACTTTCGGTGGTTGGAAAATTGATGCATGCCCCCATCACGGCCCTGCAATATCTAGAGGAGGTGACTGGGGATATCATATGGCTTGGTTTGATGGGGGGGAGAAAGCAGGTTTATTTTATGGACGAATCGATGGCGATGCTTGGGTAAGCTCACCCGCTAAGAGGTTTGGAAATACTAACTTTCAGGCAGGTCACCCATCGCTATTAAGTATCAATGAAAAGGTTTATCTCGCATGGAAAGAGATAAATGAGTCTGGTAATTATATTGTTTTAGCTATTTCAGAGGATGGCGGGAAAAATTGGCTAGAAGCTAAAACAACCAAAAAGACTGAAGGGGCTTCAGACTATCCTGAACTTATTCAATTTAATAAGAAAGCTTTTCTATCCTGGAATACGATTAAAGATGGTTATCAATTATTGGCTCTTGAATAA
- a CDS encoding TlpA family protein disulfide reductase encodes MKLKILLFLLFFSNFSFAYEFMPFEINSRNVIEKKYLNQPLIISFWSIDCPYCIDDLKKLGKALSKNKNVKLITVCVDGKESAKKAERILNLAHLPEHERYLYAEVDEDKLRYSIDPTWYGELPRTYFYDTAHQVTPLSGKISNSFLDAWLNK; translated from the coding sequence ATGAAATTAAAGATTCTTTTGTTCCTTTTGTTTTTTTCTAACTTTTCATTTGCATATGAATTTATGCCATTTGAGATCAATTCACGAAATGTTATTGAGAAAAAATATCTCAATCAGCCTTTAATCATTTCTTTTTGGTCAATTGATTGCCCCTATTGTATAGATGATCTTAAAAAGCTCGGTAAAGCTCTTAGTAAAAATAAAAATGTCAAATTAATAACAGTATGTGTAGATGGAAAAGAGTCTGCTAAAAAAGCTGAGAGAATTTTAAATTTGGCACACCTTCCTGAGCATGAACGTTATCTATATGCAGAAGTAGATGAAGATAAGCTTAGATATAGTATTGATCCAACTTGGTATGGTGAGCTTCCTAGGACATACTTTTATGATACAGCTCATCAAGTCACTCCTTTAAGTGGAAAAATCTCTAATTCATTTCTTGATGCATGGCTAAATAAATAG
- a CDS encoding secondary thiamine-phosphate synthase enzyme YjbQ yields MKQASQTLAIQTSGRHFYDVTQKVLDWVDQSNFKEGLLTLYIQHTSASLLINENYDPDVLVDLESFFERLVLDGDPLFIHTAEGPDDMPAHIRTALTQTSLSIPIKQGKVALGQWQGVFLYEHRYQSHDRRILMHVIGE; encoded by the coding sequence ATGAAACAGGCCAGCCAAACATTGGCGATCCAAACTTCGGGTCGTCATTTTTATGATGTCACCCAAAAAGTTTTGGATTGGGTAGATCAATCAAATTTTAAAGAGGGCTTACTAACTCTCTATATCCAACACACTTCAGCGAGCCTTCTTATTAACGAAAATTATGATCCCGATGTTTTAGTTGATCTAGAAAGCTTCTTTGAGCGTTTGGTGCTTGATGGGGATCCATTATTTATCCATACAGCAGAAGGCCCAGATGATATGCCAGCGCACATTAGAACTGCTCTAACACAAACAAGTCTCTCGATACCAATTAAGCAAGGTAAAGTTGCCTTAGGCCAATGGCAGGGTGTTTTTTTGTACGAACATCGTTATCAATCTCACGATCGTCGCATCTTAATGCATGTGATTGGTGAATAA
- a CDS encoding murein hydrolase activator EnvC family protein, which yields MIKVKNISLNFLVQCILISLLFLSNGALSATKADSAKENLNAVHEKIDQLKKELSGTQKAQEDATDQLRKSEKQISDTNRSLYEISVQQKKNYTKLQELKAQSDSVESQVDLQRRMLGEQIYQQYLHGDPGYLQMIIQSENPSVVARNIQYYSYVAKARAKSIYQMQGNLKKIEAYSAETAQKLKEIAGLKQKEEVKKSELESHKKDRAKLIASLSSKINQQRNEIQKLVRDEKRLTDLVDRLAKLPSAPVPSKREEKSSSKTPIVRNESIPSETFSGQKFETLRGKLSLPVKGDVINRFGSPREDTGLSWKGLFIKSNEGNEVKSIATGRIVFADWLRGFGNLIIVDHGEGYMSLYGNNQSTIKKTGEIVSGGDVIALVGNTGGNESNGLYFELRKLSKPFDPLAWTSIK from the coding sequence ATGATTAAAGTAAAAAATATTTCATTAAATTTTTTAGTTCAATGCATTTTAATATCGCTTTTATTTTTATCTAATGGAGCTTTATCTGCAACTAAAGCTGATTCAGCCAAAGAAAACTTGAATGCCGTTCATGAAAAAATTGACCAACTTAAAAAAGAATTGAGTGGAACACAAAAAGCACAAGAAGATGCGACCGATCAATTAAGAAAAAGTGAAAAACAAATTAGCGATACGAATCGTTCGCTTTATGAAATATCAGTTCAACAGAAGAAAAATTACACTAAGCTTCAAGAGCTTAAAGCACAATCTGACTCAGTAGAATCTCAAGTTGATCTCCAGCGAAGAATGTTGGGAGAACAAATCTATCAGCAATATCTTCATGGTGACCCCGGCTATCTGCAAATGATTATTCAATCTGAAAATCCGAGTGTGGTCGCAAGAAATATTCAATACTACTCATATGTGGCGAAGGCTCGGGCTAAAAGTATTTATCAAATGCAAGGTAACTTAAAAAAAATTGAAGCTTATAGTGCTGAAACTGCACAAAAGCTTAAGGAGATTGCAGGATTAAAACAAAAAGAAGAAGTAAAGAAATCTGAACTCGAATCTCACAAGAAAGATCGCGCTAAACTTATTGCAAGCTTGTCTTCAAAAATTAATCAACAACGCAATGAAATTCAAAAATTAGTTCGAGATGAAAAAAGATTAACAGACCTTGTCGATCGCTTAGCAAAATTACCTTCAGCGCCTGTTCCTTCAAAACGAGAAGAAAAGTCATCTTCAAAAACACCTATTGTGCGTAATGAGAGTATCCCTTCAGAAACATTTTCAGGTCAAAAATTTGAAACATTACGCGGTAAATTAAGCTTACCAGTGAAAGGCGATGTGATTAATCGATTCGGTTCCCCGCGAGAAGATACTGGCTTATCTTGGAAAGGTTTATTTATAAAATCGAATGAAGGTAATGAAGTTAAATCTATTGCCACGGGTCGTATTGTCTTTGCAGATTGGCTTCGCGGCTTTGGTAATCTTATTATTGTGGATCATGGCGAAGGCTATATGAGCCTATATGGCAATAATCAATCAACGATTAAAAAAACAGGTGAAATTGTAAGTGGTGGTGATGTGATTGCTTTAGTAGGCAATACAGGTGGCAATGAATCAAATGGTCTTTACTTTGAATTAAGAAAACTCAGTAAACCTTTTGATCCCCTTGCCTGGACTTCAATTAAATAA
- the gpmI gene encoding 2,3-bisphosphoglycerate-independent phosphoglycerate mutase, with product MLKKPVLLIILDGFGHRDDEDHNAIKNAKMPHWNRLWDKYAHSFINASEEFVGLPKGQMGNSEVGHLNIGAGRIVQQDLERINTSITSGDFFKNTSLISAFKSLKENGKALHLLGLFSDGGVHSHLDHFYAMLKIAKQCELKNVYIHPFLDGRDTPPKSALHFIEQLESHIKDIGVGKIASISGRYYAMDRDKRWPRVELAYNALVLGSPIHSKNAADAIHEGYERNETDEFIKPTSIHDENEKAITIQDNDAVVFMNYRSDRARQITDALLQDNFNAFERQKKIKISDYFTLTQYDPDDKKSSVIFKQISVNNSFGEYISKLGLKQLRIAETEKYPHVTFFFNGGNETVYEGEDRILVPSPQVATYDLQPEMSAFEVAQKLGDAIQSKKYHAIICNFANADMVGHTGNLTAAIKAMEELDTCIGQVVNAMESIGGEVIITADHGNAELMEDYKNKQAHTQHTTNVVPFLYIGRKATIKPNGRLSDIAPTLLHLMGEKQPSEMTGQNLIQLND from the coding sequence ATGTTAAAAAAACCTGTGTTACTGATTATCTTGGATGGCTTTGGTCATCGAGATGACGAAGATCATAATGCAATTAAAAATGCAAAGATGCCTCACTGGAATCGTTTGTGGGATAAATATGCACATAGCTTTATAAATGCTTCTGAAGAATTTGTGGGCTTACCTAAAGGACAAATGGGCAATTCAGAAGTCGGCCATCTAAATATAGGTGCTGGCCGAATTGTTCAGCAAGATCTTGAGAGAATTAACACAAGCATTACGTCAGGTGATTTTTTTAAAAACACATCTCTTATTAGCGCATTTAAATCACTTAAAGAAAATGGCAAGGCTTTACATCTTTTGGGTCTTTTTTCTGATGGTGGCGTCCATAGCCATTTAGATCATTTCTACGCCATGCTCAAAATAGCGAAGCAATGTGAGTTGAAAAATGTGTATATTCACCCTTTTTTAGATGGTCGAGACACACCCCCTAAAAGTGCTTTGCATTTCATCGAACAACTCGAATCTCATATAAAAGATATAGGTGTTGGAAAAATTGCCTCTATTTCAGGTCGATACTATGCAATGGACCGCGATAAACGTTGGCCACGTGTTGAATTAGCGTATAACGCATTAGTGCTGGGGTCTCCTATCCACTCAAAGAATGCAGCAGATGCGATTCATGAAGGATACGAAAGAAATGAAACGGATGAGTTTATTAAACCTACATCCATTCATGATGAAAATGAAAAAGCCATTACTATTCAAGATAACGATGCGGTCGTCTTCATGAATTATCGATCCGATCGTGCACGACAAATTACTGACGCACTTTTACAAGACAACTTTAACGCTTTTGAGCGTCAAAAGAAAATTAAAATTAGCGACTATTTCACTTTGACTCAATACGACCCAGATGACAAAAAATCATCGGTTATCTTTAAACAAATATCTGTGAATAATTCATTTGGTGAATACATTTCAAAATTAGGTTTAAAACAATTGCGTATTGCGGAAACAGAAAAATATCCACACGTTACTTTTTTCTTTAATGGCGGCAATGAAACTGTTTATGAAGGGGAAGATCGTATTCTTGTGCCATCTCCTCAGGTAGCAACTTATGATTTGCAACCTGAAATGAGTGCGTTTGAAGTTGCACAAAAATTAGGTGACGCCATTCAAAGTAAAAAATATCACGCTATCATATGTAATTTTGCGAATGCTGATATGGTAGGTCACACAGGTAATCTTACTGCTGCAATTAAAGCGATGGAAGAGCTCGACACATGCATTGGTCAAGTGGTAAATGCTATGGAATCTATAGGTGGTGAAGTCATTATTACAGCAGACCATGGCAATGCAGAACTCATGGAAGATTATAAAAATAAACAAGCCCATACCCAACATACTACAAATGTGGTGCCTTTTCTTTATATTGGTCGAAAAGCTACGATTAAACCTAACGGAAGACTTTCTGATATTGCCCCCACCCTGCTCCATCTCATGGGTGAAAAACAACCATCCGAGATGACAGGACAAAACTTAATCCAATTGAATGATTAA